CTCAGTAcgcaggcaacaccgagtgcggctccgaggccccgggcaacaccgagtgtggctctcagtccccgcgcaacgccgagtgtggctctcagtccccgcgcaacaccgagtgtggctctcagtccccgggcaacaccgagtgcggctctcggcccCCGGGCAACATCGAGTGCGGCTCACGGCTCCCGGGCAACtcggagtgtggctctcagtccccgggcaacaccgagtttggctctcagtccccggacaacaccgagtgtggctctcagaccccgggcaacaccgagtgcggctctcgggccccgggcaacaccgagcgcggcactcgggccccgggcaacaccgagcgcggctctcagtccccgggcaacaccgagcgtgactctcagtccccgggcaacacagagtgtggctctcagtccccgggcaacaccgagtgtgactctcagtccccgggcaacactgactgtgtctctcgggccccgggcaaaaccgagcgcggctctcgggccccgggcaacaccgagtgaggctctcagtccccggacaacaccgagtgtggctctcaatccccgggcaacaccaagtgtggctctcagtccccgggcaacaccgagtgtggctctcgggccccgggcaacaccgagcgcggctctcagtccctgggcaacaccgagtgtggctctcagtcaccgggtaaaaccgagtgcggctctcggggcctgagtcagagccaccgggccAACACCAGCAACCCACGGGGGcaccacctcccccacaccaggaaaacaacaacttacatttatatagcaggcccagcaattcccagccgctctatcaggtgggcgctggatgtggaaggcaCTCacaggcctcctgtgtgggtctgcttGTTGCATCAATTTGAGCTGGATGGACAggagggagaagctgctgggtttcacccccagtaattctgggcccagtgggagcaACAATTTCcaatgtgggcctgtcgagggaggtgggttcccttccctgaaggacagtattggcccagatgtgtttttacgtcaATCCGGCAGCTTTCTTGGTCACTTTTTTCTTGTgacggccccacaaatgaccagattcattaagctcaatttcacaatctgcctttgtgtttttgtaggttctctctcacactcccttttcctgtttgaaattcactttacaggatgttaaaaggggaggatttgtagacggaagctcaaaccaaacatcacctcaaaatctgacagtcactcgctacatcgggactggaatatcatcagcttttgaccatggaagcagaaggcaccattcacagtggggagaaacggtacacgtgctctgtgtgtggacaaggcttcaggcaATCAtcaaaactggagagacacaagtgcagtcacactggggagaaaccgtgtaaatgtggggactgtgggaaacgattcaactccccgtcccagctggaaatacatcggcgagttcacaccggggagagaccgttcacctgctccaactgtggcaagggattcactcagttatccaacctggagagacacaagtgcagtcacactggggagagaccattcacctgctccgactgtgggaagggattcactacatcatccgacctgctgaggcaccagcgagttcacactggggagaggctattcacctgctccgactgtgggaagggattcactacatcatccaacctgctgacacaccagcgagttcataatgaggagagaccttgtaaatcttctgattgtgagaagagttttaaaagcaaaagcaactgatgagacaccagcgagttcacactggggagaagccgttcagctgctctaaatgtgggaagggattcacgacatcatccaacctgctgacacaccag
This genomic stretch from Pristiophorus japonicus isolate sPriJap1 unplaced genomic scaffold, sPriJap1.hap1 HAP1_SCAFFOLD_168, whole genome shotgun sequence harbors:
- the LOC139243297 gene encoding zinc finger protein 239-like isoform X1, which gives rise to MEAEGTIHSGEKRYTCSVCGQGFRQSSKLERHKCSHTGEKPCKCGDCGKRFNSPSQLEIHRRVHTGERPFTCSNCGKGFTQLSNLERHKCSHTGERPFTCSDCGKGFTTSSDLLRHQRVHTGERLFTCSDCGKGFTTSSNLLTHQRVHNEERPCKSSDCEKSFKSKSN